The DNA window cagacccttcaccatctttgttgccctgctctggacacgttccagcttgtctacatccttcttaaattgcggtgcccagaactgaacacaatactttagatgaggtctaaccagagcagagtaaagcaataccatcacttcgcatgctctggacactatacttctgttgataaagtccaagatcacatttgcctttttagctagcACATCACACTGctcactcatgttcagtgtttggtctgctaagactccaagatcctttgtCGACCTCTTCCATTTATCGGTGCACGCAGTCCAGCTTTTGTCTGTTTCTGTTTACTTTTTGCTGTGTTGAAATGGAAGTCCTGACCCCTTTTGACCTCGTTGACTTAGCTGTAATGCAGCTTTTTGTCCTGTGTGTTCAAGGTCATGCTGCGGTGGAAACGTCTTCTTGCCGTGGCCACATCGCGGCTGTGCAGCTTGCCTTCGTGTCAATAAGGCTTTTGCACAAGGGAATTTCCCAGAGGATTGTGTAACAAATCCACGCTGTACATAACTGGGCTGGAATATTTCTGGTTCATGACAGCATGTTGCTTTTGTAACCGCCTCCAGACCCTAGATTTCTGATGGAAATATTTAGTTGTCGTGggatttaataattttataatctTATTGCCTAAAAATTCACACACAGCCTTAGCTGAGTCTTCTCTGGTCATGTACAGAcctctgtttcttgtttgtttttatttatacatgtatatcccacctttcctggtGGCTCAAGGTGGGCTTACGATACATCGTTAAAACTGAATCCATATTTCCGCCCCACCTAATAAAATACCTGTAATCTAGCCTCTCTTAAAAACTGTGGTGAATAACGCGGCCTCATAACACCTAAACGTTTTCTAGGGCAGCGCTCACCTCCTTCTAGAACAGAAGCCagggccctgctggattggaccaatgatccatctagtccagcatcctgtttactTCTATGGCCAACTTGAAGCAGGGATACAGAAGCTAAAACCTTCCTCTGCCTGTGCATTCACACATAACTGTTGCTGTTTGTTATTGAGGTACACTGaacctgaacatggaggttccatttagcagtCATGGCTGATAGCTGTTTGTTGGTGGGGTGATCCTCCATGGATTTGTCTGACccctttttaaaagccctccTGTGTTAACAGCCATCAGTACATCCTGCAGCAGACTGTTCCACAGGTTATGTGATAAAAGTACTATTTTGTCTGGAATCATCTGCCCATCAATTTGTATAAACAtaaagggccagtgtggtgtagtggttaagatcagagtggtggtctctgatctggagaaccaggtttgattccccactcctccacatgagcagcggaggctaatctggtgaactggatttgttttcctctcctccacacgaagccagctgggtgaccttgggctagtcacagctctctcagcctcacccacctcacagggtgtctattgggaggggaagggaagacgattgtaagccagtttgagtctcccttaagtggtagagaaagtcggcatataaaaaccaactcttcttcttctactactactgacCTTAGGAAGTCAACGGGGGGGTGGGGAACAAATGATAAGTGATGTAACGTTTACTGGCAGCTCTGGTCTTGTAGAATTATTTGTGGGCTGGTAAAAAATATGTCAGGGGGTGCATCGTTGGAGGGCCTGTGTGATGTCatccttttatttttacagttTTGAAGTGATTAAAGTTATCCATGGCAAGTTATTGGATATGGTGGGAAAAGTCCAGTAAGTAGTAACACTCTCATTTCATTCCATGTTTTCATTTTGCTGTCCAGCTACTCCATATGCGTTAGCGTTTTGTTCTgaaaggtgttttttgtttttttattatttcacagGATCCCCATTATGCTGGTGGGAAATAAaaaagacctgcacatggaacggtATGGAATGTTTCCTTTAAAATACTTAGGACTCTCCCAATGAGACAAAAAAATCCACAAGAGCGCTCGAAGCATAGTTGTCGGGCGATAGCTAGCGCAACTGCATCCTTGTTGTCATCCTTCCCTCCCACTTTTCTGTCCACTCCTATTGGGAGCTCGCCTTTGCAAAACTCCAATTTCTGGCTCTCTTTTTGAATATGCTTGGAAATGCAACTATAGCGAGGTTGGAACGTTGACTACCTGTTTGGCTGCAGTCACATACACaccggtcatcttcagaggccctgcttcagtttccCCTGCCATCTGAAGCCTTCTCGGCtatggcaccaaaactgtggaactccctccccgggGAGATTCGTCCATCTCCCTCTGTTGATGTCCTTTGCCAGCAAGTCTGGCTTCCCCCTAGTgttgtttgttggttttttttaaccaaactATTTTGTAATTTTAAGTTGCTTCTTAATTTGAGTCACGCTTGACCGACACCACAAGAATTCACGGAACCCTCCACCATTTCACTAATTGGTAAAAAGTCATCTTACACTTAAACTAAAACACACTATTGGGCAATGGATAAAATGACTCAAATTGCTACAGGCTCCTCTGAAGATTATCCAAATCACAGCTTGGGTGAGGGGGTCATCTGAGCAACCCTGTCTAGTTGACAAATGGGCGCTCTCTTTTACCTAGCTGTCTTTCCAAATGGCTGAAGCCAGTGGAGTTCTTACTAAGCCACACAATGTGTACAGAAATGTGTACAGAAATCGTTGGTGCCAAACGTGTGGTCTTCAGTGGAGCTTTTATTGCTACTGCATTTACCCGAATAAGGCTTAGCTCTTACATCTCTTCTAACAGTGTATTAGATTCCTGTTCCTTAGGCTAGGCTTATCTCTCAAATGAATATGAGTCCCTGCGAACCCTCCCCTGTAAAACCTTGTCCATGCGAGCGTTTTCTCGCAGTTTTGTACTTTAAACAACCTGACGTGCTCCGAGCTGTCACATGGTTGAATTGCCCATCAGTCGTCATTTCTTCCTGCTTTACTGTCAATCACCCTGTGTGTTTTCGATTCCCCCTCCAGGGTGATCAGCTATGAAGAAGGGAAAGCTTTAGCAGAATCCTGGAATGCAGCTTTCTTGGAATCTTCTGCTAAAGAAAATCAGGTAATAAATGGACTTTTGCATCATGTCCAAGGAACGTGctaaatccggggggggggggggcttccgtcCTTTTGCTTGCCACTTGATTTTGAGGGCACTGTGGTTATGTCACAATGCAGTAGAAGCTTCATGCACTTGGGCTGTTGTGTAACCACTTCAGACCTTGGGAAATAAGGACTGGAATAGCATGGTCATTTGCACCCAGTGAGAaatggtccgggggggggggggtgtctagtTAAGTGTATTTTTTACAGACTTGCTAGTCCTGGGCCAATTTTACATAGTGGTAAAATTTGTTGGTGCCAACTGTCAGTTGAGCTTTGACTTCTACTGCATTTGCCCAAATAAGCTTGAGCTTTCATTAATGTATCTTTGAACAGTGTGTTAGCAGCCTGTCCCTCAAACTTCAGTTTATTTGAGCTTTCCGCTGCAAGATAAGGGCTGTGTGATCTTGAAAGCATGAAAGCTGTAGGCTTTAAAATACTAACAGTTTAGACctcttttaaaggtaaaggtgcaagcaacgggtcattactgacccatggggtgatgtcacattctgacgtttactaggcagtctatttttacagggtggttggccattgccttccccagtcgtctacgctttacccccagcaagctgggtgctcatttgactgaccttggaaggatagaaggctgcgtcaacctttaAACCTACTtgtgttgggatcgaactcaggtcataaacagagctttgactgcagtactgtagctcaCCACTGCGCCAtggggtgtagtagttaagagcggtggtttggagcagtggactctgatctggagaaccaggtttgtttccccactcctccacatgaagccagctgggtgaccttgggctagtcacactctctcagccccacctacctcacagggtgtttgttgtggggaagggaaggtgattgtaagccggtttgattctcccttaagtggtagagaaagccggcatataaaaaccaactcttcttcttcttccttagacCTATTTTAGGTTTTGGCATAAATAACTCAAAATGGGGACAAGGTTTCCCTGCTTCACAGCAGCAGGAAGGGATATTGGATGGGTCGCAAATTATATTCCTCAAAACAGGAAGAGCCATCCAAAGTGGCCGGTTCGACTGGAGAAGTCCTCAAGTCCTCGCCTTTGCTTTTGGGTCTGCAGCCAGACTGCCAAGGCTTTGTTTGTTTGCCTGTTGGAGTACCAGATCAGTTGCCATGTGGAAAGGAAACCTCTGGAGAAGAGCGTTCTGATGAGGTGTCAGCCCTGGTCAGGGCTGCGCTCAAATTTAATTGGCAGCGGAAatatattggtgtgtgtgtgtgtgtaaagtgctgtgaagtggcagtcgacttatggcggcctctgctggggttttcaaggcaggtgactaagcagaggtggtttgccatggccttcctctgcaaagtcttccttggtagtctcccttccaagtactgacccagcttagattccgagagctgacgagatcgggctatacgagaccattccacatcccattgGGTTAATTAGCCACTTACAAATGATTGTGCCTGGGAAACTGCATTGTACCGACAAACACCTTTTTGATTTGGTTAGATTTTAAACGTCACATGAGATAcagggcacatctggaatttaaTGAGGCACTGTTAGCGAATTGTCGCATTGCCCTTTTAAGATGTTCGAGTCCAGTGGAACAGATCTGGAAGAGAGCCTAGCTCAGAATTgcaccatgttgggaaataaCTCTTGCTAAACTGAACATGGAGAAACAATCATCAGATTCTCTAGCACACCAGCTTTCCAGTGAGCTGAGCTAGCTTTCCATGCTAATGACTTGGGCCAGTCTCATTCCTAAAGCTGAAAGCAGTATTTCCTCATTGCTGTTGAGTAAGCTTTCCACATGACTGTTCCTTCTGCGATTGAAAATCTTCACAAGTTTCAGTGCAAGTGATgttaggagggggggggaatatatagAGGGCAACCCTAGTGAGTAGAAAAACGAGAGCGGAGAAGTCATTGAGAGGTGCTAAGATGTACTTTTACTGGAATGTGCTGCTTGAAGGCTGAAGTATTTaacacatagataaattgtggaactccctgccccaggatatggtgttggctgccaacttgggaggcttttagaggggagtggacatgttcatggaggagagggcgatccatggctactagtaaaaatggatactagtcatgatgcgtgcaTATTCTTTCCCGGTTCAGagaagcatgtctattatattgagtgctgtggaacacaggcaggatggtgctgctgcagtcgtcttgtttgtgggcttccttgaggcacctggttggccactgtgtgaacagactgctggacttgatgggccttggcctgatccagcagggcctttcttacgttctcatGTTCTGCTGGTTTTGCttatattgctgctgcttttttattGTTCGATATGTTCTTACCTTAGTTTCACAGTACGATAAAATTTAAAACGGATGCTCTTGTGGTGGCAGAAGGGCAGCAAAATCTGTAAGGATTCATTGCTCCCTTATAGGGCACAATACCAGTGGATGTTAAGCTGTGACTAGAATTCTAAGATAGCACCCAGAAAATGCTAGGTAACCAGCATGGGTATTGAACATTATTAGCGCGTTTATTTGActtaatttacattatttacatgTCACCTTGTgaagaagccccgtggcgcagagtggtaagctgcagtactgcagtccaacctcttttcacgacctgagttcagtccccacggaagacagtttgaggtagctggctcaaggtcgactcagccttccatccttccgaggtcggtaaaatgagtacccagcttgctgggggtaaagtgtagatgactggggaaggcactggcaaaccaccccgaaaacaaagtctgtTTAGTAAATGTCaggctgtgatgtcaccccatgggtcaataatgacccggtgcttgcacaggggactacctttaccactTTGTGACTGTAACACATGCTGGCGTCGTATAGTAGTGTGAGGAAAGGGAAGACTAAATCAGTAGGAGCGACCTGTTGAGCACTTTGAGCGCTTTTGGAAATGCATCCTGAACTTGGAAAGTGGTCTTTTTCAGGAGGAGCGGTGACTTTTCTCTAAAGTAGCATGATTTAACAAACATAACCTGCATCGACTACTAGCAAATAATACCTGGCGGCTAACTAAAGCCAGACCCTTCCTTCCAGGAAGCTTCTTCAGTGCTCTCAACGGCTCCTCTCTCTTTCGTTCCAGACTGCTGTGGACGTTTTCAGGAGGATAATTTTGGAGGCAGAAAAAATAGACGGGGCATCTTCACAAGGGAAGTCTTCGTGCTCAGTGATGTGAATGCACAGCGGTGGCTGAACACTGGGAAAATACGTTCTTCGGCCTCCAGAAGCAAAACTGCCCGCTCCCTTTCACAGCAAAGCCccgcttctttttcttctgtttaaCCTGAACAATATACAGCCGGTTGGAGACTTTCCCTTCAGATTATGTTAAACTCTGACTcctgtgcaaaaagaaaaaaaaaaggcttcactTCCATTTTCAAATTTTAAGCAATCATATTTTCAATTTATATATTGTATTTCTTAATATTATGACCAAGAATTTTACTGGCATTAATTTTTCAGTGTAGTTTGGTTAGAATAATCATCCAGATGATGCATATTGTTACACTACTATTAACTAGGCTTGAATATCAGTGTTTCTTTGTGTTAAATGTATACTTGTAAATAAAATAGCTGCAAACCTTAGTGGGCACTTTTCTTACCCAAGGTTCTTCAGAGCACCCGAATGACATTGTCTTGTGACTTCCCAGAAATACGTAATTGAATGCCAAACAACGAATCTCAAAAGATTGTTCAAGAAAGATGCTGCAGTTTTGGAATTTATTAATGGATGTGGTTATTTTTCCAGGGTTTAGATAAGGATTGTGGGTTTTCCTTGCACTAGGAAAAATATGGTTGTCCCCCTATTGCGTGAATGCCAAGCTTAGTGATCCAGTTACCTGTTATTTGGCACCTTGTGAAGCTGGTTTTTCTGTGGTATTATATCTTTAAGACTTTTTCACGTCTCTCACTTGGTCTACAAAGTTTTGTGCCAAAATAAACCAGTTAACCTTTAATATACCATGGCAGTACTTGTCTTCCAGAAATGGATGTTGTGGAAAGTGATGACTCTTTGCAGGTGGTAACCACAGCACTAACTTGGCAGTTGTCCTGATTTCTTGTTGCCTTAAATTTTGCTGTACCAGCTCCTTCATTTAAGGTGTTCCCCTAAATTACTTGCGTTAAGAGAATGCAAAAACAACAAAAGCCGCAtaacaccttttattaggaccagcaGAAATGAGGGTTAGTAATAATAAAAGGCTTttgttatgcatggtatggagagaggggacaggtagaagcttttctccctctctcataataaattgtggcactccttgccccaggatgtagtgacggctgccatcttggaaggctttaagaggggagtggggctatttatggctactagtcaaaatggatactagtcatgatgcatacctattctctccaggatcagaggagtgtgcctattatgagagttgctgtgaaacacaggcaggataaatgctgcttcagtcgtcttgtttgtgggcttcctagaggcacctggttggccactgtgtgaacagacttgatgggtcttggtctgatccagcatggcctttcttatgttctttctcatGGATTTTCCTTTGGACTGACCCAGGTTGCTTGTCATCCCTTAAGAAGGAGAGGCTGCTGTAGTAATAAGCCTACAAAGTGGGTGCCTACAGACGAGGAAGACATCTTTGTACAGAAAATACCTTATGGTTAAGTCATTGTCATATGTAAATTGCAGATTTCATAAGAGATATGCTTTCCACTGGTTCATGTGGCTCTCTTCTGGTAACCAACACTTTTCTCTGGGACAAGAAGACTCCCTCTGCTGCAAACTGCATTGTGCCACAGGAGAGGGCCACTATTGGTGGAACAAGATGTGTGTGACCCAATGTATGCTTCTGACTCATTATGTTTGCTTTTTGCCCAATGCAGCAGGTCACTGTGCTGCTATTCATATAGCTGTTGCCACTGTTAGCTTTCATAGCTTGCTTTAAGAGGTGCAGtttctttggtggtggtggaaagtgccatcaaatcacagccgatttatgatgacccagtagggtttttgaggcaagatactttcagaggtggtttgctgttgtctgcctctgcattgtgagcctggacttccttgatggtctcccatccaaatattaacgggctgaccctgctgtgctgagatctgatgaggtagGACTATTCAGGTCTTTGGTTGTAGAATAACACAATTCATGAGCTGGATTAAAACCTCTGGTTTCCCACATAGCTCATgtatgaccttgggtcagttgctGGCTCTACAGCCATGTCTACTGAGTACTGGGGTATGCCATCCTCCGCTTGAGGAAAGCTGGCATACAAATGTGAGCATAAACAGCACAGTCTCTGTATATTGTTTAATCTGCATGTTCGGGAGGCCCTATTTAGGTGAAGAGATTGTATCACTTCAGTATATCGGAGGCTGATTTCTGGAAAATCTACAAGTGTGCTTTCCCCTTGTGCTTGTGGCCTAATACGTCTATCCCTGCTAGAGTTGGATGCACCACTGTAAGAATTTGCCATCTGTTGAGAAGTCTGCTGTTTTCTATAATAAAGGGAGACTCCTTGCTtggatttcctttaaaaaaaatctgtgttctAATCTCACACATTTAGGGTATGGGGAAAATTTTCCACAGCACCAAACAAGAATTCTAATAGCTGGCCTCAGCACAAAAATGCATTAGGGCTGTTAAAGAATCAGGGTTACAGTTCAGATTCCTTCCCGGATAGCTTCTGCTGGCCCGTCGCATCCCTTATTTCCTCATGGCCTGAACTTTGCCAAGAGTAGAACAGTGAAAATGGCGTCTGGAACAGGATGGTTTTCACCCGGGCCCTGATTCCAGCCTTCCGGGCTAGAATCAAGTCTGTTCTTGCCGCTACCTCTGTcctccccttcgaggtttggtgTCTCTTGTTGTCCCAATTTTCCTGTCTGCAAAAAAGGATGATTCTCATTAGCTGTGTCCCCAGGGAAGATGTGAAGATTAATTAGCTCTGGCTCAAGAGTGCTTTGGATGTATGAAATTTGCCTGCTAATAAATTGTGTG is part of the Euleptes europaea isolate rEulEur1 chromosome 11, rEulEur1.hap1, whole genome shotgun sequence genome and encodes:
- the RHEB gene encoding GTP-binding protein Rheb codes for the protein MPPSKSRKIAILGYRSVGKSSLTIQFVEGQFVDSYDPTIENTFTKLITVNGQEYHLQVVDTAGQDEYSIFPQTYSIDINGYILVYSVTSIKSFEVIKVIHGKLLDMVGKVQIPIMLVGNKKDLHMERVISYEEGKALAESWNAAFLESSAKENQTAVDVFRRIILEAEKIDGASSQGKSSCSVM